Sequence from the Hamadaea flava genome:
GACGGCAGGCACGCACGCGTGGCAAAGCAGCGAGAATGGCACAGCTTCATCCACAGCGTGCAGGCTGTCGTGGGATCGGTAGCCGTCCGGGGGTTGGCATGACGACCGAGATCTCCGACGACGGCCCCGTCGAGCGTTACCTCGATGCCATGTTCGACCGGCTGACCGGCACCGGACCGGCCGGCCGCCGGATGCTCGCCGAGGCCGAGAGCCATCTGCTCGCGGCCACCGCCGAGGGTCGCAGCCGCGGGCTCGACCACGAGAGCGCCGAACGGCAAGCCGTCGAGCGTTTCGGGTCAGCCGACGATCTCGCCCGGCGGGTCCCACGGGCGGCCGGGAACCCGTGGACCACGCTGCGCCGCCTCACCATTGGCACGTGGGCAGTTGCCGGAACCGCCGTGGCCTGGTACGGCCTCAGCGGAATCCTCACCTGGCTGCTCGGATGGCCCTGGATCCGCCTGCTAATCGCGACCGATCGGTTCGGCACTCAACCCGACATGTGCGACCGTCGTTGGTTTCCATCGGACCCAGTGGTTGACTGCGTCGGGCAGTACCACGGCCAGCTCGACATGGTGCCAGCTGGCGGAGATCGCTTTCCCTACATGTCGGTCGCGATCAGCGGTGTGGTGCTGATGGCCGTGCTCATCGTGGTCCGCCGCGTCACCGTTGTGGGCACTGCGAACTGGACGCCAGCTCGTACCTCGCTGGCCTTGGCGTTCGCCGTGTCGTTCGGTCTCACCGGTGCGGTGCTCGTGTTCTACGGAGTCATCGGACTCTTGACATGGGCGCCGGATCGGGCGTTGAGCTATCTCACGGCCGGGCTCTTCGCACTCGTGATCGGCGTCGTCGCCGCATACCGGACCCGCACGCCGTCATATTCCGGGCCACGGCCTACCTGAGGTGAGACCGCAGCCCATTCCGTGGTGTCGTCGTCATGCATCCCTCAAGGGCGGCCAACAGTGGGTGCGGCTCGGCCTACCCTTCGACGTGAAATCTTTCCGCGTCCGTGTTGTTCCGCGAACTGGTGACTGTGCCGGGCCCAGGCAGAGCTTCACGTGCGCCGCGCCATGCGGCTCGTGCGATGGCTCCCGCCGACACTGCGCCCAGAACCTGCCGCAGCGCGGGCGGCATCGCGAGTGCTCCGCATACGGGGGATCCTCGACCGGTTGTTGCACCACTACGAACCCATCGTGATCAACGGGCCTCCCAGCGGCTCAAGAATCGCCTCAAGGCCATCGACAGCTTAGCCATCCCCGCGCAGGCCCACGCCGCGTGAACAATAGCCACGTGCCCAGCGACCCCACGCCTCCCGTCGAGCAAGTCCGCGACGGCATCTGGCTGCGACAGCTCGACAGATCCCGCGACGACTGGTTCACCACACAACTAGTTCGACTACTCACCGCCGCGCAAGCCACACCGCTACGAACGCTGTTCCCCTACACCAGCCATAACAGCCTGCACTTCAGTCGGTGCTCGAACTACCCCTTCACCCACGACTGCCCCTGGATTTGGTTCTCGCCCGAAGGCAAGTTCATCACCTATCCACCCCACACCAGCCTCGTGCTTCAGGGCAACCTCGCCGACCCTTCTCCGGCCTTAGCCGACACCCAAAACCCAGAAATAGCGATCAATGCCGCCGTCGAGGCGCTGCCTGCCAGCTGGCGGCACGTATGGGTAGGCACGGTTGAGGACGACCCCGCCGACAACTCCGGCAGAATCTAGGGCCCTGCGCACGCTCACGCGTACCTAGCTGTGCACTCAACCCCGTACGCCGACACTGGCGGCGTTGAGCAGCCAACCAGCTGAGATCACGGCGAAGGCATCCGCTCCCATCTGCCCAGCCAGCGATGGCGCGCAGCGCCCGGACCGGCGGATGCCGCTGGCCGCTCATGCCGAATAGGGGCGGTTGGAGCGAGCGCCGATATGCGGCGGACTCGGATCGGTTGACGCGCTGCAGGCGGCACGACCATCCCGGTAGCGTGACCGCCGTGCATGTCCTCGATGACCCGAGTGGGCTGAGCGAGCGGGCTCGCGCGTTCCTGGCTGCCAACGCCACCCTGGAGCCGGTCGACATCGGCCCCGATGACGACACCTGCCGGGCGCAGATGCGTGAGTTCCTCGGCAGAGTCGACGAGGAGGCGTTGGCCGCCCTCCGTGCCGTCCAGGACCGATGGTCCGGCCTGACCTACGGGAGCCCAACATTCCGGAGGCCGGTGCGATTCGAGCCCATATTAGACATCGACGAGCCTGACATGCCCATCACATTCTCCTACGCGGTGCTACCGTCGCCGCCGGACGGCGTCTTCGGCGGTGAGCTACGGCCGGACGGCACGCTGCTGTTCGGCATGTTCGCGATCGACGAACCAGCGTTTCCCTCACTAGAGGCGTTCATCGAGTCAGAGGCGCTGCTGGCATGGGCGCGCACCCGCCCATCGGCCGGCCCACCACTGGACGACGCGCATCTAGCCGAACTACTCGCAGAGCGGCCCGGTCTGCGTCGGATCGAACAGGCATGTGGCTACCACGTGAACTGGTGGACCGACGGCGAGATCCTCATCCAGCATCGCACCCCAGCCGAGTACCTGCCCCTCGACGAACCGCAGGCATGGCGCTGGCTGGCCTAGAGCCCTCCGATCAAACTGCCGCCTAAACAAACCGTGTGCCCCTGCGTTCTACGTGGGTGTCCGAGGTAGAGAGCAGGCTTGGCCCGGAGGGACTGCCCCGGCTTTGCTTGACTCCTGACCTGCGAGGATAGGTTCTTCGCTGGAAGGAAGTTGATCGTGCCGAAGGCATTCCCCGAGGAGTTCCGTCGTGATGTGGTCGCGGTCGCCCGTAAGGGCCAGGCGCCGGTGGCGCAGATCGCCAAGGATTTCGGGATATCCGAGTCGTGTCTGCACCGCTGGCTGAAACTGGCCGACATCGAGGACGGAGTGCGGCCCGGCGTCACCGCCGACGAGTCAGCTGAGCTTCGTGAGCTGCGCAAACGTAACCGGCTCCTGGAGCAGGAGAACGAGATCCTGCGCCGTGCCGCAGCCTACTTCGCCTCCCGCGAGCACAACCCAAAATGACCTACCCGCTGGTTGAGGACCTGGCCGCCGACGGCATCCCCGTCGCGGTCGCCTGCCGGGTACTGGGGTTCTCCAAACAGGCCTTCTACCAGTGGAAGGCCGACCCGGTCTCGCAGCGCGACTGGGACGACGCCCACCTGATCAACGTCGCCCTCGACATCCACCACGACGATCCAGCGTTCGGCTACCGGTTCATCGCCGACGAGCTGAACGCCCAGGGCATCGCGGCAGGCAGCAACCGGGTCGCGAGGTTGTGCTCGATGCAGCGCATCTGGTCGGTGTTCGCCAAGAAACGCGGCCTGCATCGCCGTTCGGGGCCGCCTGTGCATGATGATCTCGTCCGACGCCGGTTCACCGCGACCACGCCGGATGCCTTGTGGTTGACCGATATCACCGAACATCCGACCGGCGCGGGCAAGCTGTATCTGTGCGCGATCAAGGACGCCTTCTCGGGGCGGATCGTCGGCTACTCCGTCGACGCCCGGATGAAGGCCGGCCTCGCCGTCGCGGCGCTGCGCAACGCGATCGCGTTGCGCGATCCGGCCGGCACCGTGGTCCACTCCGACCGCGGCAGCCAATTCCGGTCACACAAGTTCGTCAAAGCGTTGCGCCGCAATGGACTTCGCGGATCGATGGGCCGTGTCGGCGCGTGTGGTGACAACGCCGCGATGGAGTCGTTCTTCGCCCTGCTGCAGAAGAATGTTCTCGATCGCCAGCGCTGGGCGACTCGCCAGGAACTGCGCCTGGCGATCGTGACCTGGATCGAACGCACTTACCACCGTCGCAGGCGCCAGACCCGCCTCGGCCGACTCACCCCGATCGAGTTTGAGACACTTCACAAGACCGCAAAAGCAGTCTGACCAACCCAACCCCGAGAGTCAACCAAACTCGGGGCAGTCCCGGACCATGAGCCAGTCGGCTGGTCAGCCGCTGTGCGACGCCAGGCGACTGTGTTGATCAGAAACGACCGTCCGCGCTGCTTGGTTCAGCGGCGGTCGGGGAAGCTACAGCGTGGGCAGTGCAGCTAGTCCAGCGGTCGGCCTTCGAGAGTCGCGATCATGCGTTCTTTGACGTCGTGCTGTGGTTCGACGCTGACCGCTTGGCGCAGCCGTGATTCCGTGTCGGCCGGCCAGGTGCTTCTCGGCCACGCAGCCAACGCGCGCACGGCTAGGTTCCGGTTGCGGATGACCGGGCTGGCCAAGGCTGTGGTGATCAGTGGCCAGCCGGTGCCAGGCCATTTGTCGAGCCCTTGGATCAGGAAGTCCAAGCATTGGTGGGCGGCCCACTGCTGTCCCAGACCTAGTTCCTCACCGGGACCCGTGGCGATCTGCTCCAGCGGCAAGGCTTCGATCGCGAGGTCGACTACCTGATGGATGGTGTCCTGGTCGGCCTGCTCAACGGCGTGGAACCATTTGGTCGGGTCCAAGGGCTGTTGCCGCAACTGTCGTAGCAACGTCGGCAACGTCGAGATCCCAAGGATCGTGCAGGCTCGCTGGCCCAGCCAAGAGTTCGTCTCGTCGGACGCCTCCAGTGCCTCGACAGCCATGGGCGCCCACATTGGGGCGGCGACCAGCTGCTGGCACTGGGCAGTGAACGCGGCACGGGTTGCTTCGTCCCAGCCGTCGGGCCATCCGCGGCGCGGCTGGTCGCCGGTGACGAAGTCCCGGATCGCGCCGATGATGAGCAAGTGCTGCAATCGTGTGGCGTGCTCGCGCATCAGGTTCAGGTAGACGCGGACGACCGCGGCGCCATCGGTGTAGTCGTGGATGTCGCTCGCGGGGCCGCCCCTCAACAAGGCCATCAACAGATCGCCTGCGGCACGGATTAGGTCGTCGTCGACGTCGTCGCCGCTTAGCGCGGATAGCAGGTCACCGCGGGAAGCCGCCAGGTACGCCAGATATTCGTCCATGACCGTGTTGCGGAACCCGTCGCGCAGAATCCAGTCCAGGATGTCACGCCGTTCGGTCTCGGCCAGTCGTTCAACCAAGTTGATGCGGCCCCAGCCGTGCACCTGCTGGGCCAGGCGCCACAGATCCTCAGCTGGATCATCCTGACCATTGCCGAGCGCGACAGCAGCGTAGAGCGTGAACTCGTCATGGCGGCCCAGCGTAAGCAACACCTCGCGGTGCAAGTCCGCCGGGAACAGTCCCAGCAACGCGATCCCGAGCTTCACCGGCCCCCGATGTGCGGACTCTGTGGCCAGGCGCATCGCCACCGGGTGAAGACGCCAGCAGCCGATGCTGCTCGCACGAATGCGGCCCAGAAGAGGGTCGATGGCGCCCAACAGATCAGGATCCTTCGCGCGTTCGTAGAGTCGCTCGAAACGCCGACGCGCCCGCCAGCGGCCCGTGGACGCTGCCTCGACCGCGGCGAACAATTCATCGACGACGGTCTCCCCGCTGCCGGCATGATGGCTGATCACACCATCCCACGCACCCGCGGCGAACTTGACCCGGCCAGCCACGTGCTCCTCATCGGGCAGTTCAACGTCCTCCAGATCGACGCCGTCCCCGATCTGTGCCCGCAAGAAGTCGTAGATAGAACGCTGACCTGGATGCTGAGTCACAGCCGAGCACCCTACCGGCTTGATCACCCAGAATCCGACCCGTTTACCGTTCGGCCCAGCCCCGGCTCAACTGCGACGAAACCGCCTACCCGATCTCGTCGCACAAGATCATCAGCAGCACAGCACCAGCCCTCGCTCCCCCGCAGCTGGTGCACAGCTGCACCCAGACGGTGTTACTGGCCCGGCTTGAACCCACGAACACTCGCATGACCAGCCGATTAGTCCACAAGAGCGGAGGCCGCGAGGTGCACCTCTGCACCTTGGCCTTCCGGCGTAGCCTCGGCGCTACAGCGCCCTCCACCGTTCGAACAGACTGGGTGGCAGGGGGGATTTGAACCCCCATTTGTCGCACCCATGAGCAGGATGGGTGTTCATGTGATCGACCCTAGCGGCGGATCTTGGACCGAATCAAGCCGCAGTCATCAATACATCATCGGTTCTGACATCGCTGTTTGGCTCGCCTCCTCCGCTGAACGGCACCATGGCGACCTGTCGAAGATACCGTCGCATCCGTGCGCGCCGCGACGGCTGGCGGGGTCGAGTGCTATCCGAGGTCAGCAGGTATTTGGTATGTCGGGCCGGAGCGGGTTCTAGTGCCTCCCGGAACACACTCGCGGTCGAGACCGGCTTTGCGGCTCAGCGAGGATCCCGACGCAGCGACGTACCTCGTGTATTGGCGCGGCCCCACCTCATTGGCCATCGCGCTCGATCGGCTTCAGCTTTGGCAACTCAGGCCGATGTGCCGACACGTTGAGTCGCTACTCGGGTCTACAGCCGTCGCACTGTCGCCGACACCGGTACTGAGGTTGCCCCGTTTTGACGGACAGGTGGTGGCTGGTCAGGCTGCCTCGGCCAGGGCCTTGGCTCGGGTAGCGGATTCGAACTCGTTGGGTATTCCCCGTGCGTCGCCTGAGCCGTCAGCCGGGCCCGCGGTGAGCAGGCCCGGCTGGCGTCGAGATCAATGTTCGAGCATCCAGATGATGATGGCGCGTACCGCGCCGGCAATGCCGCCGCGGATGGCGGCGAGGGTGAGCTTCTCGCGCCAGGTCTGGTTGGTGGGTACGTTGGTCATCGGTCGCTCCCGGTGTTTGTCGGGGTGGGGAGCCGGCCGGTCTCCCGCGTTGACGCCTTTAGACAAGCGCCTGGTCGCGGGGTTCGGCACCGGGTGCGAACGAAGCCGAAGAGCGCTGCTGGTCACCGTTCTGGGTGACGTCGGCGTTCGCGTCGAAGCTGGTGGCGGTCTACGGTGGTCCGTCAGCGTTCGGTGCGACCGCCGAACAGTCGGGAGGCGTCCGAATGGCCGACAACAACCCTGCCACCGATCCCCCGGAGATCGGTCTGGACGCGGTGCAGTCCCTGGATGCGTTCGCCCGAGCATGTGACCGGTTGCGCGCCGGGCGTTCCTACAGTGACCTGAGCAAGGCGGCGCGGCCGCGGCCGCTGCCGGCCGCGACATTGAGCGACCTGTTCAACGCGAAGTCCACGCCGACCCGCGACACGGTGATCACCTTCCTGACCGCATGCGACCTCGACAACGAGGCACAGCGGCCTTGGTTGGCCGCGTGGGAGCGGGTAGCCACGGCTCACAAGCCGCATCCGGTCGGTGCGGTCCGGGTCGGTGCGGCCCGACCGCGGCTGCTCGGCGTGCACGCCGCGATCCAGATCCCAGGCACCGCCAAGGAGTTGCCGCCGTACGTGCCGAGGGACCTCGACGCCGACCTGCGCGGCGCGCTAACCGCCGCCGCAGGGCAGGGCGGGTTCGTGCTGCTCATCGGTGGCTCGTCGGTCGGCAAGACCAGAGCCCTGTACGAAGCCGTCCACGCCGAGCTACGTGAATGGTGGATGCTGCACCCGGCCGACACCCCAGCGATCACCGCATACGCCGCGGTTCCGACGCCCCGGACCGTGGTATGGCTGGACGAGCTGCAGCGCTACGTCAACCACGCCGACGGCCTGCCCGTCGGGATCATGCAGCAGCTCATCACCGCCGGGTCGGTCGTGGTCGCCACGCTGTGGCCCGACGAACACAGCATGCGCACCGCCCGGCCCCCTGCCGGGCGGTCCGACCCGTACGCCAGCGACCGCGACCTGCTCCGCCTCGCCCACATCATCCGGGTACCCGACACACTCAGCCCGGCCGAACGACGCCGCGGCGACGCCCTCGCCCCCAACGATCAACGCATCCGTATCGCGCTTAGCGCGACCGACGCCGGCTTCACCCAGGTCCTCGCCGCCGGCCCTGCTCTCATCCAGCACTGGGAGCAGGCCACCGACTGCTACGGCAAAGCCGTCATCACCGCCGCCCTCGACGCCCGCCGCGTCGGAACCCACCAGCCGCTCACTCGCGCGTTCCTAGAGGAATCGGCGCAGGTGTACCTGACCACCGCTCAGCGGGCCACGGCACCCGAAAACTGGCTGGAACAGGCACTGGCGTACGCCTCTATCAAGCTGCACGGTGCCGCCTCTTGCCTCACACCGGTCGCCGCCGGCATGGGCCGTATCGGCGGTTGGAACA
This genomic interval carries:
- a CDS encoding DUF6193 family natural product biosynthesis protein, which gives rise to MPSDPTPPVEQVRDGIWLRQLDRSRDDWFTTQLVRLLTAAQATPLRTLFPYTSHNSLHFSRCSNYPFTHDCPWIWFSPEGKFITYPPHTSLVLQGNLADPSPALADTQNPEIAINAAVEALPASWRHVWVGTVEDDPADNSGRI
- a CDS encoding IS3 family transposase (programmed frameshift), producing MPKAFPEEFRRDVVAVARKGQAPVAQIAKDFGISESCLHRWLKLADIEDGVRPGVTADESAELRELRKRNRLLEQENEILRRAAAYFASRAQPKMTYPLVEDLAADGIPVAVACRVLGFSKQAFYQWKADPVSQRDWDDAHLINVALDIHHDDPAFGYRFIADELNAQGIAAGSNRVARLCSMQRIWSVFAKKRGLHRRSGPPVHDDLVRRRFTATTPDALWLTDITEHPTGAGKLYLCAIKDAFSGRIVGYSVDARMKAGLAVAALRNAIALRDPAGTVVHSDRGSQFRSHKFVKALRRNGLRGSMGRVGACGDNAAMESFFALLQKNVLDRQRWATRQELRLAIVTWIERTYHRRRRQTRLGRLTPIEFETLHKTAKAV
- a CDS encoding permease prefix domain 1-containing protein, with translation MTTEISDDGPVERYLDAMFDRLTGTGPAGRRMLAEAESHLLAATAEGRSRGLDHESAERQAVERFGSADDLARRVPRAAGNPWTTLRRLTIGTWAVAGTAVAWYGLSGILTWLLGWPWIRLLIATDRFGTQPDMCDRRWFPSDPVVDCVGQYHGQLDMVPAGGDRFPYMSVAISGVVLMAVLIVVRRVTVVGTANWTPARTSLALAFAVSFGLTGAVLVFYGVIGLLTWAPDRALSYLTAGLFALVIGVVAAYRTRTPSYSGPRPT